The Oryctolagus cuniculus chromosome 4, mOryCun1.1, whole genome shotgun sequence genomic sequence CTGCGTGTGActtttgtatcctgaaactttactAAATTTACCAGTTCTGCAGTGTTTGGAGGAGTCTCTGGGGCTTTCTGTGGCTAAGGCCATGCCTCAGCCAGAGGACCATTTACCGTCTTCCTCTCTGATTTAGGTGCCTCATCACTTGCCATATTGAACAGCGATGGCGAGAGCGGGCACCCGCGTCTGGTGTCTGTCCCTGGAGGAAAAGCTGTCGGCTCGCGCCACGGAGGATGGTGGGAGCTGTGGCTTCTCTTGTCTGTTCCCTGCTTGGCTGAGGAACGTTCCGCGTGCGCCCACTCCCCTGACAGCTTTTGTCATGAAGCAGCGCTGCATTTCGTCAGATAGGTTCTCTCCGGCTGCCGACACGACGCCGTCAGCCTCTGCTTGCCGGTGCGGTGCGCTGTATCCCGTCATCGACTTGTGCACGGCGAATCGTCCTTGCACCAGGGAAGAGATTCCGCTCGATGGTGCTGAGTGAGCTTTGAACGGATCACTGAATTCATTGCTGGTCTGTTGTTGGCGACCTTTGCAGCCGCGTCAACGAGAGCTACTGGCTTCTAGTATTCTTTTCTTGCAGTATCCTTGTCTGCCTTTGAATCAAGACTCATCTTGTAAACTAACTTGGAAGTATTCCCTCCTCTtcagtgccgatccgaagccaggagccaggagcttcctccaggtctcccacgcgggtgcaggggcccaaggacttgggcatcctccactgcactcccaggccacagcagagagctggatcggaagtggagcagccgggactcgaaccggcgcccacatgggatgccggcactgcagacggcagctttagccgttatgccgcagcgccggccccaggaagatttttgtctttttagtttTTCGCTGAGTGGTTGGTAGAATACCTAGGCTTTGCTTTGAAAGGAGACTTTACCCAGATTCTGCCTCCTTGTCGTTGGTCTGTTCCCATTTCCGACTTCACAATTCCGTCTTGCTGGATTGTATGTGTCTGGGACTTCGCCCGTGTCTTCCAGGCTGTGCAGTGTGCTGATGTGTGATTCCCACCGTGTTCTCCCGCGGTCTTTGCTGCTGGTCTGCGTCTTTGTCCTCTTGTTCCCGGTCTCGCTGAGGGTTTGTCAAGGTCGTCTGTGCTCGCAGGAACCCCGCCCCCGGCCTCCTCGCCTTGCTGTCTCCCTGGTCTGTCCCCTGGTCTGTCGCTTCTTCGCGCTCTGATCTCTGCTGTTTCCCTCTTTATCCCCCCTTCAGTGCGCGTCCCTCCCTGTTTCTGCTTCCTGTGGGTGTAACGTCCGCGCTTGTCTCTCGGTGCGGCGGTCGGCCTGCGTCTCACTTCCAGAGCTGCTCTGGCTGCGTCCACGGCGGTCGTGTGTGGGGTTCCAGGGTCACGTGTCTCACGCGTTTCAAAATGTCCCTTTCAATTTCCTTCACCCACTGGTTGTTCGGCGCATGTTGCTCAATCTTTTTGTCAAGTGTCTGGAGTTCCTCCAGTTGCTAATTTCTAGCTTCCCACGGTGGTGTTTGGACGAGATACTTGGTACAATTTCAGTCTTCGCAGATGTGTTCAGCCTAGTCCGTGGCCCAGCATCGTGTCCATTCTGGAGAAGGTCCTGTGTGGGCCCGGGCAGAGTGCGCGttcctgctggggctgggaggttCCGTGTCAGCCTGGCCACCACTGACGGGCAGAGAGACCGCTGCACGGGGTCGGCGTTCCACCCGGATTCAGACATGGCAACGGAGTGGGCGCTGTGATGGGAGGAGGTGGCCCTCGGGGGAAGTCGCCAAGCACGAAGGCTGTGCCCTCAGGACTGAGATTCGTGCCGGACGGTGGGCTGAAGGGAGCAGGTGGGCTGCTCCCTCTCCCGTGAGGAGACAGCGGCGAGGTGGAGGTGCCCACTGTGACCCCGGGCTGGGGCTTCCCAGCCTTTAGATTTGCGAAAATAAGTTCATGTTGTTTAGACGCCACCCAGTGTAAGGTGCTTTGTTATAGAAGCCTTAAGGGACGACGTCAGTGTCTGCTTACTGATGTTCTGTCCGGGTCGCCTCTGTTAGCTCGTCTGCGTTAGCTCGTCTCCGTGAGCTCGTCTCCGTTGGCTCGTCTCCGTTGGCTCGTCTCCATTGGCTCGTCTCTGTTAGTCGTCTCCGTTAGCTCGTCTCCGTTAGCTCGTCTGCATTAGCTCATCTCCGTTAGCTCGTCTCCATTGGATCATCTCCATTAGCTCATTTCCGTTAGCTCGTCTCCGTTAGCTCATCTCCGTGAGCTCGCCTCCGTTAGCTCGTCTCCATTAGCTCGTCTCCGTTAGTCGTCTCCATGAGCTCGTCTCCATGAGCTCGTCTCCGTTAGCTCATCTCCGTGAGCTTGTCTCCATTAGCTCGCCTCCGTTAGCTCGTCTCCGTTGGCTCGTCTCCATTGGATCATCTCCATTGGATCGTCTCTGTTAGCTCGTCTCCGTGAGCTCGCCTCCTGAAGTAGCATATTGAAGTGCCCTCCTGTTGCTGTATTGCGGTCTCTCCCATTCAGGCCTCTGGTGCCTAAGTGGTTCTAACTGTACAGCCTCTCGATGAATTGACTTCCCTGTCACTATAGTAATCCTTGTCTCTTCTCACCATTTTTGACTTACAGTGTATTTTATCTGGTACAAGCATTTTGATTTGCATGGACTATCCATTTCTTTGCTTTCTATAGATGTGTGTTATGAAGGCTGAAGTCTCTCGTACACAGCATATAATTCGACCCTGGGTTGGTTTTTTCTCTGAGTTCGTTCAGctggtctgtgtcttttaactagagaatttaatccattaCATGTAAGGTAGCTGTTGGCAGATAAAGGCTTAGCACTGCCGTTTTGCtagttgttttctgtttttaaggctcctCTCCTCCTGTCTCGCCGTCTTCCTTGTCCTCTCCGTGCCGTGCGTGATGTCTTGCTGCCTGCACCTTCTAGCCTGTGTGTGCACAGTCAGAGAGGCACCGGCAGCCCTAAAGCAGCGCCGAGTCCCTGGGCCCAGCCAGACTTGCGCTGGGAAAGTgctgtctgtgtctgtccctgGGACGCTGGCCTTAGATCTGAGCCCACGGCGCCCTGACGGGGGCAGCCAGTGCGTGGTCGGAGCAGGGAGGTGACGCTGCGGGAGACGCGTGGGCAAGGAGGGGGTGGAGAGCGGGCTGCGCGGGGCCGGGTGCAGGCTCACATCCCAGCCTCGCCTGGCCCTCCGTCCTCTGAGCTGTGGGCCCAGTGGAAGGACTGCCGTGGCTGCAACGTCATGTGGCTGCTGGACTCATGTCGCATCTTAAATCCCGTCATCAGTTCATGGTAAAGAGGATGGAAACCTCATTCGGTTCTGGTGTCCAGAGGCTGGACCTCATGGGCGGTCCTTGGGTCACTGGGGGCGTGTCCTCAGAAGGTGGGCGGTCCTTGGGTCACTGGGGGCGTGTCCTTAGAGGGTGGGCGGTCCTTGGGTCACTGGGGGCGTGTCCTTAGAGGGTGGGCAGCCCTTGGGTCACTGGGGGTGTGTCCTCAGAAGGTAGgcggtccttaggtcactgggggtgtgTCCTCAGAAGGTGGGCGGTCCTTGGGTCACCGGGGGCGTGTCCTTAGAGGGTGGGCGGTTCTTGGGTCACGGGGGCATGTCCTCAGAAGGTGGGCGGCCCTTGGGTCACGGGGGCGTGTCCTCAGAAGGGGTTCTGGAGAGAGGGCTGTCGTGAGACCTGAGTTGGACCCAGCCTTCCTACTTCCTGGCCCACCATGCGATTCTTCCTCCGCACACACTTGGCCTCTGATTCCCGCCGTCCTCACAGAGGCCACACCACGTCCAGCTGGCTTGGACTTGGACCCCCAACATCTTGGACTTGGACCCAACATCGTGAGCTACGCACCTCTTTCCTATTTATAACTCAGTCTCCTCGGTTGTGCCGTTGTAGTCACAAAAAGCTAACAGGGAACActggtgccaggcactggggccgtTACCATCACCGCTGGAGGTGAGGAGCCCTGGGCGCAGCAGGTGAGGCAGGGGGAGCTCGGGGCGCAGCAGGTGAGGCAGGGGGAGCCTGGGGCGCAGCAGGTGAGGCAGGGGGAGTCTGGGCGCAGCAGGTGAGGCAGGGGGAGCTCGGGGCGCAGCAGGTGAGGCAGGGGgagcctggggtgcagcaggtgaggcagggggagcccggggcacagcaggtgaggcagGGGGAGTCTGGGCGCAGCAGGTGAGGCAGGGGGAGCTCGGGGCGCAGCAGGTGAGGCAGGGGgagcctggggtgcagcaggtgaggcagggggagcccggggcacagcaggtgaggcagGGGGAGTCTGGGCGCAGCAGGTGAGGCAGGGGGAGCCTGGGGCGCAGCAGGTGAGGCAGGGGGAGTCTGGGCGCAGCAGGTGAGGCAGGGGGAGCTCGGGGCGCAGCAGGTGAGGCAGGGGGAGCTCcgggcacagcaggtgaggcagGGGGAGACTGGGGCGCAGTAGGTGAGGCAGGAGGAGcccggggcacagcaggtgaggcaggggagcctggggtgcagcaggtgaggcagggggagcccggggcacagcaggtgaggcagggggagcctggggtgcagcaggtgaggcagggggagtctgggtgcagcaggtgaggcagggggagcctggggcacagcaggtgaggcagGGGGAGTCTGGGTGTAGCAGGTGAGGCAGGGGGCCCGGGCGCAGAAGGGGAACCCACAGGACCAGCTGCTGGGCGGGTGTGGGCCGAGGGCTGCACTGCTGGGGCGCAGGGCAGTAGTGGGTCTGCTGGGGACTGCGCCGGCGGCCAACCTGTCAGTGTGGCCAGGAGCCCGGGTGCACCGTGCGGCCCCCCAACCCCCGAGGCTGTGAGGGGGCTGGACTTAGAGGCTCTGCGTTAGTTTATGTGGTCGAGGGGGTTTCAAGACAGCACGGTGTCCAGGCTGTGACATGGACGTGGGTGCTGGTGGCCACCTTGGGTCAGTTTCACCCTCAGAATCAGAAAGGAGCAGAATGAGAATATTTGACAAATTTGCAGCTTGTTCAGGGAGCGAGCGAAGGAAACGTGAGTTTGGGACAGGACAGTGAGGGAGATGTGAGGGAGACGAACTAAAGCTCACTAAAGAGGCTCGCTCAGGGCCACTGCGTGCGGCACGGGCGCCCCATccgagcgccagttcgagtcccggctgctccgcttctgctccagctccctgctgatgtcatCGGAAGACGGCCCgaatgcctgggccctgcacccgcgtgggagaccctgatggagttctgggttctccGTGTCCATGCGCGGAGCCCCTGCGGGGTGAGGCAGAGTGGAATTGTGGGAGAGAAGTGATGTGGAGGCTTCAGGAGGGCAGGGCCGGCAGCCGCGAGCCAGGCCGGCCCTGGGACGCCTCGggcccctgctgcagcccagaGAGGCTCGGGCGGGGCTGtcccactgtgttcccaggacGCTGGTGCAGGCTTCAGCGTCTGCCCTGCCGGGTTTCGGTCCTGATTTAGGCCGAGTATTCCTCCTTTCTGTGTCCCTGTGCACGCCCCACGCCCGCTCGGCTGGAACCTGGGCTTTTCCAGGCTCAAAGCTGGGGTTCGCTGTTTCAGGGGAGACCTTAGGCTTCGAATTAGTGCAGAGCTGAGCTAAGACTCTCGGACCACAGAGGATGGCATGACCGTGTGTGATGAAATCATGAATTTCTGGGACCGGGGGAGGACTGCTATGTTGAACTCCTGTTGGACTTCAACCCCAAAGTCTTACTTAGTGGGACGAAGGAGGCAGACGTGTCGTCCAAGTGTGGCAGGGCCTCTCAGGGGCTGATCGGGTTCAGGTACAGCGTTAGCCTTGGGCACCTTCCTGCGGACTGTGCAGGAAAACTGACCGAGACCAGCACACAGACCCCCGTGCGCTGTCCGCTGTGCCCGTGTCACGCCCTGTGCCACCAGGACTCTGCCAGGGAGGAAGCTGTCGCCAGACGGGGTCCCCGGGCCTTGCacctccagaaccaggagccagcatcgGCCTGAGCCTGCGTAGAGCGCGCCTGCCGCAGGGGTCTCCTCGCGTGAGAGACTTGAGCTGTGTGGGAGCAGCGCCCCCGCGTCTGCCCAGGCTGACGTCACCGCGGGCCGGGCGGAGAAACTCGGTCCTCACACGGCAAGAGTGGGCGTGGGCCGGCCGAGCTCACCCTGGCAGTCAGGTGGGGGGACGGGGGTGTGTGCCATGttacacgtgtgtatgtgtgagctGTACATGGTCCATGTGCTGCGTGTGGAACACGTGTATGGCATGTGGTGTGCTCATGAGTGGTGTGAGTTGTACATGGTCTGTGTGTATTGTTTGCCTTGTCCATGTACTTGTGTGGCATATGTGTTGTGTATGGTTGTGGTGAGCTACATGTGTGGTGTGAGCTGTGTGTGGTCCACGTGCTGCATGTGGAACACGTGTTTGGCACATGTGCTCATGAGTGGTGGGAGTTGTGTGTGGTCCGTGTGCTATGTGTGGAACACATGTTTGGCACGTGGTGTGCTCATGAGTGGTGTGAGTTGTGTGTGGTCTACGTAATGCATGTGGAACGTGTATAGTATGTGGTGTGCTCATGAGTGGTGTGAGTTGTGAGTGGTCCGTGTGCTGCGTGTGGAACACGTGTTTGGCACATGGTGTAAGCTGTGAGTGAGTGCACACGCAGAAGCTGTGTGGTGTGGGCATCCGTATGGCGGCCACCGTGGGCAGTGACCCGACCTCATTTCCCCACGCTCTCTGCCCCCAGCTGCTCTGGGGCAGAGCAGGCCACATTAACCTGGGTGTCCAGGACGTCCCCCAGCCTGTGGAagctggcccctccctggggtCTCCCCTCCCGCGGCCACAGTTGTGTGATGATAACCCTTCCGCTCTTGTTCACTGCAGCCCCGACCCCTAAGAGGCAAAAATGCGACCACTGGACGCCGTGTCCCCCCGACACCTACGCCTACCGGTTGCTCAGCGGGGGCGGCAGAGACAAGTACGCCAAGATCTGCTTTGAGGACGAGCTGTGAGTACCGCTGTGCCGCCAGAGGCCCCGGCCGTCTGCGGGCGCTCCCTCCTGGGGGCTGAGCCAGCAGGACCCCCGGCCCTGGAAGAGAGCCTCCCCGCCCTGACCCCAGCCCGAGGGGCCCGGACAGCCGCCCCGGCTGTGGAGGGTTCTGGGTCCCGTGCCGACCCGCTGGGCAGGTTCGTGTGACAGCAGTTAGAACACACCGCGGCTCACGTTCTGTGCTTTGCCCCACGTGTGAGGCCGGGCCCTCCGGGGTCCTGGGGACGCCCGCGCTCGGTTCACGGTGCTCTGCGGTTTCCTTTGGCGACCCCGATCAGAGCAGGTGCAGTTTCTCTCTGCGGAGGCGTTGGTGACTATGCCGGCCTCTTCAGTGTTCTGTGAACGTGTGTGTGCCGTGGGGTTGCGTCCTCTCTGCGTGTGtgctgcaggccctggaggcGTCCttggggagtttttttttttttttaattgcaacatcgatttattttaatgaatgcaGAGATACTCAAggtatatgtttctttttttaaaaaaagatttttcatttatttatttttaaagattttatttatttatctgaggcagagttacagagagagagagagagagagagagagagagagagagagaggtcttccatctgctggttcactccccagatgactataacggccagagctgggctgatctgaagccaggagccaggagcttcctccaggtctcccacacgggtacagggacccaaggacttgggccatcttccactgctttcccaggccatagcagagagctggattggaagaggagaagccgggtcttgaaccggtgcccacatgggatgctggtgctacaggcagaagattaacctggtacaccacagcaccgggcctgggtttaattttttttttgacaggcagttagacagtgagagagagagagacaaagagaaaggtcttcctttttcctttggttcacccaagtggctgccaccacagccggtgatagcggccggcgcaccacgttgatcccaaggcaggagccaggtgcttctcctggtctcccatggggtgcagggcccaagcacctgggccatcctccactgcactccctggccacagcagagagctggcctggaagaggggcaaccgggacagaatccggcgccccgaccgggactagaacccggtgtgccggcgccgcagatggaggattagtctagtgagccgcggcgccggcctgggtttAATTTTTGAGTGTGTGATACAGTGACCTGGCTCGGAACTAGCGTGTGTTCACAGAGCAGTGCACGGGGAGAGCTCCTCCTGGCACCACCCGCTCTCCCTCCCCACGTCCTGTTCCTGTCTTGACTCATACTGGTCTTTATGGGAAAGTAAgctacatacatacatgtaacaTGAAATAATCCACCTTGTGTTTTATATGCActtatatgtgcatgtgtgtgtgtgcacacatgcagatACTCATGTACCCTAACACAGATacgcacacagatacacacataccctaacacagatacacacataccctaacacagatacacacatatccTAACAGATACGCACATATcctgacacatgcacacacggatGGATACACATGTATcctaacacatgcacacatggatACGCATGTATCCTAACacgtacacacacagatacacatgtatcctaacacatgcacacacacagatacgcACATATcctgacacatgcacacacggatGGATACACATGTATcctgacacatacacacatggataCACACGTATCctaacacgcacacacacgggtACACATGTCCTAATGCACAGATGTGGATTAGGCTGCCCAGGTCTTGCTCTGAGTTACCCTCTGGGGCGTGTGGGGCGGGCgcgctgggctgggcggggccagtGGGCGGGGCAGAGGCGCGGCCCCTCCcgcggggggggggcagtgggcgGGGCAGAGGTGCGGCTCCTCCCACTGGGCGGGGCCAGTGGGCGGGGCAGAGGTGCGGCTCCTCCCGCGGGGcggggcagtgggcagggcagaGGTGCGGCTCCTCCCGcggggggcagtgggcagggcagaGGTGCGGCTCCTCCCGCgggggggcagtgggcagggcatAGGTGTGGCTCCTCCCATGGGGGGGCAGTGGGCGGGGCAGAGGCGTGGCTCCTcccgcggggggcggggcagtgGGCGGGGCAGAGGTGCGGCCCCTCCCATGGGGGCAGTGGGCGGGGCAGAGGCGCGGCTCCTcccgcggggggcggggcagtgGGTGGGGCAGAGGTGCGGCTCCTCCCGTGGGGGGGGCGTGGGCGGGGCAGAGGTGCGGCCCCTCCCATGGGGGGCAGTGGGCGGGGCAGAGGTGCGGCCCCTCCCATGGGGGGTCAGTGGGCGGGGCAGAGGTGCGGCTCCTCCCATGGGGGGTCAGTGGGCGGGGCAGAGGTGCGGCCCCTCCCAtggggggcagtgggtggggcAGAGGTGCGGCTCCTCCCGTGGGGGGGGCCGTGGGCAGGGCAGAGGTGCGGCCCCTCCCAtggggggcagtgggcagggcagaGGTGCGGCCCCTCCCATGGGGGGTCAGTGGGCGGGGCAGAGGTGCGGCCCCTCCCATGGGGGGCAGTGGGCGTGGCAGAGGTGCGGCTCCTCCCACGGGGGTCAGTGGGCGGGGCAGAGGTGCGGAAGCTCCGTGACTGACGCCCAGCTACGCTTCAGGCTCATAGGAGAGAAGACGGGAAACGTGGCGAGGGGGATCAACATTGCCGTCGTCGACTGTAAGTGAGCGCCTGTTTCCTGAGTGTCCTCCAAGCACGCGGGGCCGGATGGACACGCGTGATCCGCCCGCCCGGGCCTGGATTTTAATGCGTCTTGAAATGGGGCGTTTGCTTGCCCTCGCGGGCTTCACTTGAGAGGTTATCTGTGCTTCCAGGAGCAACAGAGACCAGCAGGAGCCAAACAGGAGGAGACTtagaggaaggcagggaagggcagGCAGGTGACAGCGGGGACCCAGCGGCCGCGCAGGGCCGAGGCTCGGGCTCTCTCGGGTCCCTTGTCTGCGCAGAGCTGACACCAGCCAGTTCCCACCCCTGTGTGACAGAAGGGCCGCTAGGGCCCGAGAGGTGGGCCTTGCCCGTCTAGTTAGGCCCTGCCGAGGGCACCCCGCAGGGTGGGGGCCAGCGGCGTCCTGGTGTCCCTGGAGGGAGCTGACAGCAAGGCCCTTCGGGCGGAGCTGTAGGGACAGCAGTCCTGGGAGCCCCGAGGGCTGTCCtaagtgggagggaggaggggccgagGCCAGGCTCCCACGGGGAGGGGTGGGCATGTGTGTTCCcacagggaggggcggggaccACCGTGTCTCGCGTGTTCTCgcagggacagggctgtggggCACCAGCCTCCCCTGGCCCGCGAGCTTTACGTCGCCTGCTCTGTTCCAGACGCCACGGGGAAGATGACGGCGGCGCGGTACTTTGACATGTACGAGGGAGGTGAGGACGTCCTGCTAACTCTGGCACCGCGAGCGTCACAAGGCGACGCAGCAGCTCCTGGCGGCTCGGGAGGGCATCCGGGGGCCTTGGGCGACGGGGCCAGGGTCAGGGTGACGTGGCCCCTTCCCACAGGGCAGGGTCAGGGTGACGTGGCCCCACCCACAGGATGGGGTCAGGGTGACgggacccctcccccacagggCGGGGTCAGGGTGACGGGGCCCCTCCCCCTAGGCTGTCCATGTGCCTTGTGTGTTCTGGGGCCACGGGGAGGAGACAGTGCGTGTTACTTAACACGCGCATGGAAGAGCGTGGCCCGCGTGCAGCCCGCACACCACCAGGGCAGGGCGGCTCTGCCAGCCTCCCCCAGGGCTCTCGTGGGGTCCCTGCCGCCCCTCTTGTTGGCGCTGCACGGCGAGTTGGTCACTGCTCCGAGGGCTGGTGAGGGCCAGTCCTGCAGAGGAGCACAGGCGGAGCCCGTGTCCCGATGGGGGCCCAGCCTTTGTCCTCCCCGGCCACCCCAGCGCACTGCAGAGGCGGGGACAGTGGTGACGGGCGGCCTCTGCTCCCCGAGACAGCAGGCCCAGGTCTGGGGAGGCCAGGCTGACCCTAGGGGGTCACAGCCGGCTCCAGCTCGTGCTGGCGATGCTGGGGGCTGCCGCTGGGGCCGGGAGCCGGCTTCGTGCACAGAATCTCGAGGTCTCGTTTCTCAGTTCTTTCCACGAGCTCTGGTGGCCACGTCGGCCCCATTGTTGTAgactcctcccaccctcccctgaGCACCCGCTGCCTGTTCTCTGCATGGTCCTCTGCCTTCCGTGCCGGGCCACTcgcctccagtggctgccgtggaACCCACGTCACCGTTTAGGGGAGGAGAACTGACACACTTTCACCTGGCCCGGGGTGGAGGCCGCAGGGCTGGGGGCGCACGGGAAGCCGAGCGCAGCAGCGAGGCCAGCGCCGGCGGGTGCCTCGCTTCCCAGGGACAATCCTCCATCTGCCTTGCAGATAACTCGGGACCCATGACAAAGTTCATTCAGAGTGCCCCTCCCAAGTCCCTGCTCCTCATGGTGACCCACGACGACGGAAGCCACAGGTGAGTGGGTGCGCACTCGCCCAGCGCGGGCAGGAGAGGCCCGCTGGGCCCAGGCGTGTCCCGCACGGCGGTGTCAGGTTATCCCGAAAGAGGGACGGCGTCGCGCAGGCGAAGGAAGCGGGGAAGATGAGAGATGTGCACGTGGGGCGAGCAGGGACACTGCGTCCACGGCCGGGTGGAGGCCGAGGCCGCGAGGGCCGGTTCCCCAGGTGTTTATCATCCACGGTGACCGATCCGTTCACCGTAAAACGTGCCGTTTCCTGCAGGCGGGATTTCCTGCCGAGGGGGTTTAACCAGTGCAGCCGGGAGCAGTGGGGGCTTCGCTGTTCGCAGGACGCTGGGGTGAAGAGGGCAGTCCCGACGTGCAGGGGTCCCCAGGGGCACGGAGTATTCCCCGGGCAGCGACGGCCCCCTCGCTGTTCCCCGGAGCCCACACGGTTCCTTAGCTGCCCAGCATCGTCCGCTGCCCGTAGCTCTGACGTAACGGGCCGCTCAGCTCTGCGGTGGGCCAGGCGCGCCTTCCACAGACACAGGTACCAGGGTCCCTCAGCACAGCCTCTGGGGCACAGCGAGAGGAATGCAGGATCCGGAGGAAGGAGAGCAGGTCACTCCCCGGGGGGCGTGCGGGCTGCACTTCCGGAGTGCCCCAGGTGGGCGGGCAAAGCCAGAGCCCGCCGTCCTCGGGATCAGCTGACCTCCGGCCGGGAGAGCGAGAGCCAGGGTGGGACGTGGAGAAGGATGACGGGCCAGTGAGGGGCCGAGGCACACGCATGTGCCCACGTGCTCACGTGCACCCCTGTGCGTGCACACACGCGGGGCCCCACCAGGAGATGCTGGTTCAGGCCGGCGCTGCCCAGGCGTGTGCTCCTCCGCAGCCTGGGCGCTTTCACCCTCCGGGTGCTTCCTGGAGCTGGGACGTCCCGGGTGGGGCTGTGACCGCGGCGTCCCCAGGGGCAGCATCCCTCGGCCAGGGAGACCCCCCAGGGGCAGCATCCCTCGGCCAGGGAGACCCCCAGGGGCAGCATCCCTCGGCCAGGGAGACCCCCAGGGGCAGCATCCCTCGGCCAGGGAGACCCCCAGGGGCAGCATCCCTCGGCCAGGGAGACCCCCAGGGGCAGCATCCCTCGGCCAGGGAGACCCCCAGGGGCAGCATCCCTCGGCCAGGGAGATCCCCCAGGGGCAGCATCCCTCGGCCAGGGAGACCCCCAGGGGCAGCATCCCTCGGCCAGGGAGATCCCCCAGGGGCAGCATCCCTCGGCCAGGGAGACCCCCAGGGGCAGCATCCCTCGGCCAGGGAGATCCCCCAGGGGCAGCACCCCTCGTCCAGGGAGATCCCCCAGGG encodes the following:
- the FAM3B gene encoding protein FAM3B isoform X2; translated protein: MNSALRRVATRIAFPPAPTPKRQKCDHWTPCPPDTYAYRLLSGGGRDKYAKICFEDELLIGEKTGNVARGINIAVVDYATGKMTAARYFDMYEGDNSGPMTKFIQSAPPKSLLLMVTHDDGSHRLQADAKKAIEALGSREIRNIRFRSSWVFLAAKGFELPPDIQREKINHSDNSKNRYSGWPAEIQIEGCVPRGLS